CTACTCCGAGTGATTCAAGCAGTCCGACAGCCTTGGTCAGAGTCTCTGCCGGCAGTATGGATTCCGGCAGATTGTTAAGAGGGCCGCCCGGAAAACTGTCACCAGTGAAAATTGTAGAATTTCTTCCTTTTCTGGCAAGATCAAGAGCAGCTGTCATGGAACTCAGGCCACAGCCGATGATAGCAATTTTACCGTCTTTTGCAGGCAGCTTGGGTGGTTTAATGGCTTCTGTTGAATTTTCTATACAGAATCTTTCAATTGAACCGATGCATAGACTTCCGCCGGCATTGCTTCTCACACATGATTCAAGGCATGGCTGGTCACAGGTCCTGCCGAGGATTTCGGGAAAGGGCATTGTCCTGTCCAAAATTTTTCGGGCACCTTTGATATCACCTTTGGCGATACAGGCCATCATGGATTTTACATCAACATGAATGGGACATGCGGCAATACACTGCGCCCGTTCTTCCTGAATACAAGTTGCTTCAAGCTCTCTTAATTCACTTTGTTCCATAATTTTCCCAACATTTTTTAATGAAGCTTTAAAAGACTATTGATGCGCTTTATGCCTTAATTTGTAAGATGTACATTTAAGCATATAAAATAAATGTATTTTGACTCTCTTACATTCAAAATGATTAAATTATTTTTAGATCATGGTCGAGGTTTAGTTTATATTTTACTTTAACCGATTTTAAATTGTGGAAAGCTATAAAATATTATTCGGCAGAAATTTTATAAATTTTTAGATTCTTAGCAAAAAAGGGCAGGCGCATAGCACCTGCCCTTTATAATCAAGCTTATGCGGCAGGCTTAGCCTTTGAGAGCTGCAAGAACTTTTTCAGGTCTTGCAGGCAGATGCCTTACACGAGCTCCACAACCCTGAGCTATCGCATTGATGATAGCTGCATGAGGAGCGGTAAGAGGCATTTCACCTACACCGGAAGCACCGAACGGTCCGTCAGGACGGGGGTGCGTGCAGTATATGATCTTCATGTTGTCAGGAACATCCTTAATGTAGGGGATACCTGCGCCCTTCATGGATGCATGCTTCTTAAGGTCTTCGTAATCCTCGGTAAGTGCGAGGCCGATACCCTGAGCAAGACCACCGTAGATCTGACCGTCAACAATCAGTTCGTTGGCGAGTTCACCTACGTCAGCGGCACATGCCATTCCTTCAACCTTTGTTTTACCGGTGGTGATATCAACGGCAACTTCGGCGAGGAACAGTCCGTACATGTAGTTGGCGAAAGGATTACCCTGTGAGTTTTCGTCACAATCGTTAGCAGGCTGAGTCCAGCTGCCTTCGTAGAAAACAGGAATGTTTTCGGCAATCATTTCATCGTAAGTGCGGAATCTACCACTGGAAGGTTTACGCATTCCTTCAAGCAGCATTTCACAAGCTACGCGGATAGCCTGACCAACCATAACCTGGCTGCGGCTACCACCGGCAGGACCGGAGTTCGGGCATTTGCTGGTGTCGTTCATTACGAGATGAATCTGTTCAGGCAGCAGTCCGAGAGGTCTCAGAGCCTGGTGTGCTGTTGCGAGTGAACCCATATCAGCACCCTGACCGTGATCTTCCCATGCGTTGTACAGGGTTACAGTTCCGTCGGGGTTGAGTTCAATGTTTGCTTCAGCGGTATCAGGGCCGTCAAGTCCGGCACCGTAAACACCGATTGCAACACCTACGCCGCGTTTAATAGTATCAGTTGAGTTAGCAGCTGCTTTTTCTTTAGCTTCTTTATATAAAGGACGTATAGCGTCGATCATGTCAGGAAGGCAGATAACTTCAGGAACCTGTCCGGTAGGAGTGGTGGATCCTTCACGGTAGCAGTTTACATAACGCAGTTCGAGGGGATCCATTCCGAGTTTCTCTGCGAGTTCGTCCATGAGAACTTCAGAGGGGAATTCGGATTCAGGAGCACCGTAACCACGGAAAGCTGCACCCCAGCAGTGGTTGGTTGCTACGCAACGGCCTTCACCGCGAATATTGGGGATGTCGTAACCGGCACCGATGTACTGTGCGCCACGAAGAGTAAGCAGGTCACCGAATTCTGAGTAAGGACCGTGGTCACATGTCCAGTCGGTTTCCATGGCAAGGATTTTACCATCTTTGTTTGCTGCATATTTTACAGTAGACCAGAATGGTGAACGTTTACCGGTGTAGTTCTGCTGCTGTGCATAGTTGTACTGCAGGAATACAGGTCTGCCGGTTGCCATTGCTGCTGCTCCGAGGAGAGCTTCCATGGTCGGGCTGAATTTGTATCCGAAAGTACCACCGGCGTTGTTCTGAACCAGAGCAAGCTGATCAGGCTCAAGGCCGAGACCGGGAGCAATCATAAGCAGATGGAGATGGATACCAACTGATTTTGAATGGATGAAGAGCTTACCGTTATCATCGAAGTAGGCATAACCTACATCAGGTTCGATGGGGAGGTGAGGCTGGCGGCTGGTGTAGTATTCGCCTTCGATTGTTACATCAGCTTTTTCAAAGATAGGTTTGGTGTCTTCACCTTTGGCGATCTTAGGCAGATAGTATGCGTTAGGTGTGCCGGGGTGAATTTCAATGGCGTCTTCAGCAAGAGCTGCAGGAGCGCTCATGTATTCAGGAAGCTGTTCAAGTTCAACTTTAACAGCTTTGGCTGCTGCTTTAGCGTGTGCATCTGTGTCTGCGCAGACGATAGCTATTGCGTCACCATACTGGAATATCTTTTTATCAGCGAGGATAGGACGTTCCCAACCATCACCAAGGTTGGTGGGGAAGGTGATCAGACCGGTGATGCGGTTTTTACCTTTAACGTCTTTAGCGGTAACAACTTTGAAAACGCCGGGCATTTTTTCAGCTTCGGTTGTGTCAACTGAAATAACGTTGGCGTGAGAAACTTCAGCCTGTACGAGTGCGCACTGCAGGGTGTCATCGGGCATTTTGAGTCCGGTATCACCACCGAAGTCCCAGGTTCCGGTAACCTTGGCGACTGCGCTCGGGCGGGGCTGTCTTGTTCCGAAAACTTTTCCGTCTTTCGGCATCTGGTAGGCAAGATCTTCAATGGCTTTTCTGCCGTTGATAACATCTGCTGCGTCACGAACAGCGTCTACGAGGTGCTGATAACCGGTACAACGGCAAACGTTGCGGTATTTCTGGAACCAGTCGCGAATTTCTTCACGGGTGGGGTCCGGGTTTGCTTCCAGAAGAGCTTTTGTGGAAACGATGAATCCGGGTGTGCAGAAACCGCACTGTGCGCCGCCGTGGAGCATCCATGCCATCTGGATAGCATGAAGGTTCAGAGGAGTTCCGATACCTTCAATTGTGCAGATAGCAGCTCCATCGGGAACACGTTTCATTTTGGTAACGCAGGAACGGATGAGCTTGCCGTTCATGATTACACTACAAGCACCGCACTGTCCTTCGCCACAGCCGACCTTTGTTCCGGTCAACCCGAGATTTTTACGAATAACGTTAGCGAGCGTTTCAGTGTTTTCGGTCAAAACATTGTGCTCAATACCGTTGACGTAGAGTTTTTTGGTGATCATTAAGATCCTCCTGAGCCGATTTTGGTTGTTGGTGAGTTGATAGAATCAACTCCTTTGTCCACGGGCCTATTTTCCGAACGGGCAGATCGGATAACGACAGACCTTGCATGTTGCGCAATAGCCGCCGTGACCCATGGATGTGATATCTTCCCTCGTGACTTCTAATCCGGCCAGAATGCGCGGAACCGCCAGGTCGAAAATGCTCGCCCTGTGGTACATTACACAGCCGGGAAGACCGAGAACCGGTATTTTGCCAATCCATGCGAGCATGAACATGGCACCTGGGAAAGTCGGGGATCCGTAAGTGACAACTTTTCCTCCGGCAGCTCTTATGGAAGCTGGAGTCTGATCGTCAGGATCAACGCTCATCCCTCCGGTACAGACAATCATGTCCGCCCCGGAATCAAGAAGTTTGTGAATTGCGGCGACTGTCATTTCGGAATCGTCGGAAACAAACTCCTGATGTATGACCGTACTGCCGAGGGCCTCAAATTTTTCGCGAATTACTGGACCAAATTTATCTTGGATTCTGCCGGTGTATACTTCGGTTCCCGTAGTAACAACTCCGACATTGAAATGCTTGAATGGGAGCACATCCACAATGGGATAGCTCTGAAGACAGAGTTCTTCGACTTTTTTTATTCTACCTTCATCAGTAGCAAGAGGTATTATCCTTGTTCCGGCTACTGCCTGTCCTTTTTTGACGGACTGGTTGGTATGCAGGGTGGAAATAACGACGTCTTCAATATTGTTGATGGAGTGCAGAGCCTCAACATTGATTCTTAAAAGACCGTCATGACTGGCATGAAAATTAACCCTTCCCTCACAGACTTCGGAGAGTTCGATGCCTTTTCCCGAAGCAGCTGTGGCTATTCTTATTCCTGCTTCATTTTCATGCACATGTTCATCGTCAAGAGTTAAAACGTATATGTGTTCCTTGCCGATGTCTTTGAGTTGCGGAACGTCTTCCTTAGTGATGACATGTCCCTTTTTAAATGCTCTTCCCTTGAATTCTCCGGGGACTATTCTGGTCATATCATGACAGAGCACCATGCCGACCGCTTCTTCCACAGGTATGAATTTCTTCATCTCAAAAAAGCCTTTTTTAGATGTTTTCACCTTCCGTTCTGATATTCAGGGATATTTGAAAACTAAATTTAAAATATCCTTAAATTTCAGTAAAAAACAGGCTGATTAGATTTAGTCTCAAGCCTTGTTTAAATTTTTTATGTCAACCATGGCATAATAAGTCAATGAGGGGTAAAAAAAATAGGCGATAAAATGCAACAAAATTGAATCACTGTGTCCTTTTGGGACCTTTTTTTGTGTAATATATTGATATTTAATATTTTTTTATAGGGAAAATTATAAAGAGCGTTGACTGGCGGGGCTTGCGGGAAAAAAATAGCGGGACATTGTTCAATTTTGTGAACAATGTCCCGCTTTAAAATGTCTTCGGGGATGAGTTAATTTCTGTCTGTTTTTCTATTTCTGGATTCTATCCAGCAGTTCAAAAACTTCAACAAAGTTATCTTCCCTTAACAGTCCCTCAAGTCTGCCTCCAAGCTCCTGAAGGTACGGCTGGGCAGAGTGGGAATCAAGAGCCTGTTGATCAGGGTAGCATTCATAAAAGAAAAAAGTGCATGGCTCAGATTTAGAGCGGTACAAATCGTAGATAAGTGTCCGTTCTTCTTTTTCCACTTTGGGGATCAGGGATCTTAGAATTTTTTCGACTTTTTTTTCATTCCCCTGTGAAGGTTTGATTATTGCGTTGACGATCACCATTTGACTCTCTCTCCTTTTATTTTGTCTTGGTTCCTATTTTATTTATTTATGCATATTATTTGATATAAAATAATATGATGCTATCAATTTTTTGCTAAACTGTTAGATGTGTTATAAGAATGTCCAACTGTTTGAATCTATGATTTTTATTTATAATAATAAACATATTTAATTTATAAATTAAACTGAATTCTTAAATTTTCAGCTAAAAAAATGCAATTTATGCATGTATGGTCATTATCGCCACATCTATTTTGTAAATGCTATATGCCGGGCGTGAGTGCTGCTTTTTATGTTTTTTTTAAACGGTAATGAAAGTCTGTAGGGAATATTGATCTTTATCGTTCTCAAAAGACATTTGTTGTCGTGGTGACTTACTGCTTTGCTGCGGCTGGAGTCAGTATTTATTAAAGCAAATGTATTAAATTGAAATGTATTGTTTTTTACCATTTATATGTTACTGTACTGTAGAAAAAATACCAATGTATTTATGAGGCTTAAATCCTGGTTATCAACACTAATGCAGAGGGATTTAATATGGATCATAATTTATTGTTTGCGTTTTCATTGACACTTTTTGCCGGATTGTCAACCGGAATAGGAAGTGCGCTGGCTTTTTTCTCCAGCAGGACGAATACCAAATTTCTTGCACTGGCTTTAGGCTTTTCAGCCGGAGTCATGCTTTATGTCTCATTCATAGAGATTTTTGTTAAGGCGAGGGAAGCGCTTATTGCGGCATGGGGAACAACAGGAGGAAACTGGGGGGCGACTACAGCTTTTTTTGCAGGAATAGCTATTTCAGCCATCATTGATAAGCTTGTACCGGATGTGGAAAATCCTCATGAGGTCCAGCTTGTTGAAGATATGGAAGATTCTCAGGCTATAGCAGAGGCCCGCAAAAAAAATGATCTGATGCGCATGGGCGTTTTTACAGCTCTGGCAATCGCAATCCACAATTTTCCTGAGGGACTGGCAACTTTTACAGCTGCTATGAGTGACCCTGAGCTAGCAATTCCAATTGCTATAGCTATCGCCATACATAATATTCCGGAAGGTATAGCCGTTTCCGTTCCTGTCTTTTATGCTACAGGAAGCCGCAGCAAAGCTTTCTGGCTATCCCTGTCTTCCGGGCTAGCCGAGCCGATTGGAGCCGGCATAGGTTTTCTGCTCCTTATGCCTTTCATGAGCCAGGCGGTATTTGGAGTCCTTTTCGGGATTGTTGCCGGGATCATGGTTTTCATCTCACTTGATGAGTTGTTACCAGCCGCGGAAACCTATGGTGAACACCATCTTTGTATATATGGTCTGGTTGCCGGAATGTTTGTAATGGCGTTGAGCCTTCTATTGTTTCTTTAATTTTGCAACCGTATGATGGGCAAAAATAAATATTGATGAAATTGTTATGAACATAAAAGATTTATAAAATATTTCATATATTTTATCTATTTCATCTGTTTTATCTATTTTAAATATTGGTAAATCTGAATTTGAAAATGCTTTTATTGCTAAAAAACAAGTTAAAAATATTAAACAAATTATGAAAGTTTTGTTGTTAATAAATTTTAATGGTTGGTAGAGTATATTTTTATCATTTTTATACTTTATAATCTCGGATAACTTGATGTTATTATTTGAAATAATTTTAGAAATAGTAATGAAAGAACATGCTACC
The nucleotide sequence above comes from Maridesulfovibrio bastinii DSM 16055. Encoded proteins:
- a CDS encoding putative quinol monooxygenase translates to MVIVNAIIKPSQGNEKKVEKILRSLIPKVEKEERTLIYDLYRSKSEPCTFFFYECYPDQQALDSHSAQPYLQELGGRLEGLLREDNFVEVFELLDRIQK
- a CDS encoding molybdopterin-dependent aldehyde oxidoreductase; the protein is MITKKLYVNGIEHNVLTENTETLANVIRKNLGLTGTKVGCGEGQCGACSVIMNGKLIRSCVTKMKRVPDGAAICTIEGIGTPLNLHAIQMAWMLHGGAQCGFCTPGFIVSTKALLEANPDPTREEIRDWFQKYRNVCRCTGYQHLVDAVRDAADVINGRKAIEDLAYQMPKDGKVFGTRQPRPSAVAKVTGTWDFGGDTGLKMPDDTLQCALVQAEVSHANVISVDTTEAEKMPGVFKVVTAKDVKGKNRITGLITFPTNLGDGWERPILADKKIFQYGDAIAIVCADTDAHAKAAAKAVKVELEQLPEYMSAPAALAEDAIEIHPGTPNAYYLPKIAKGEDTKPIFEKADVTIEGEYYTSRQPHLPIEPDVGYAYFDDNGKLFIHSKSVGIHLHLLMIAPGLGLEPDQLALVQNNAGGTFGYKFSPTMEALLGAAAMATGRPVFLQYNYAQQQNYTGKRSPFWSTVKYAANKDGKILAMETDWTCDHGPYSEFGDLLTLRGAQYIGAGYDIPNIRGEGRCVATNHCWGAAFRGYGAPESEFPSEVLMDELAEKLGMDPLELRYVNCYREGSTTPTGQVPEVICLPDMIDAIRPLYKEAKEKAAANSTDTIKRGVGVAIGVYGAGLDGPDTAEANIELNPDGTVTLYNAWEDHGQGADMGSLATAHQALRPLGLLPEQIHLVMNDTSKCPNSGPAGGSRSQVMVGQAIRVACEMLLEGMRKPSSGRFRTYDEMIAENIPVFYEGSWTQPANDCDENSQGNPFANYMYGLFLAEVAVDITTGKTKVEGMACAADVGELANELIVDGQIYGGLAQGIGLALTEDYEDLKKHASMKGAGIPYIKDVPDNMKIIYCTHPRPDGPFGASGVGEMPLTAPHAAIINAIAQGCGARVRHLPARPEKVLAALKG
- the zupT gene encoding zinc transporter ZupT, which codes for MDHNLLFAFSLTLFAGLSTGIGSALAFFSSRTNTKFLALALGFSAGVMLYVSFIEIFVKAREALIAAWGTTGGNWGATTAFFAGIAISAIIDKLVPDVENPHEVQLVEDMEDSQAIAEARKKNDLMRMGVFTALAIAIHNFPEGLATFTAAMSDPELAIPIAIAIAIHNIPEGIAVSVPVFYATGSRSKAFWLSLSSGLAEPIGAGIGFLLLMPFMSQAVFGVLFGIVAGIMVFISLDELLPAAETYGEHHLCIYGLVAGMFVMALSLLLFL
- a CDS encoding molybdopterin-binding protein: MKKFIPVEEAVGMVLCHDMTRIVPGEFKGRAFKKGHVITKEDVPQLKDIGKEHIYVLTLDDEHVHENEAGIRIATAASGKGIELSEVCEGRVNFHASHDGLLRINVEALHSINNIEDVVISTLHTNQSVKKGQAVAGTRIIPLATDEGRIKKVEELCLQSYPIVDVLPFKHFNVGVVTTGTEVYTGRIQDKFGPVIREKFEALGSTVIHQEFVSDDSEMTVAAIHKLLDSGADMIVCTGGMSVDPDDQTPASIRAAGGKVVTYGSPTFPGAMFMLAWIGKIPVLGLPGCVMYHRASIFDLAVPRILAGLEVTREDITSMGHGGYCATCKVCRYPICPFGK